GCTGCGCCGCCTGCGCCACCACGTAGCCGACCAGGTACTGGCCGCTGGTGGTGCTCTGCACGGCCACGGCCGCGTCACGCACCTGTGGCCACTGGCGCAGGCGGGCTTCGATCTCGCCCAGTTCGATGCGGTAGCCACGGATCTTCACCTGGTGATCGACCCGGCCGACGTACTCCAGCACCCCGTCGTCGCGGCGCCTCGCCAGGTCGCCGCTGCGGTACAGCCGCTCACCCGGCGCCCCGTAGGGGTTGGGCAGGTAGCTGGCGGCGGTGCGCTGCGGGTCGTTGAGGTAGCCGCGCCCGACCCCGGTGCCGGCGATGAACAGCTCGCCCTGGGCCAGGGCCGCCACCGGCTGCAGTTCGTCGTCCAGCACATAAAGGCGGTTGTTGTCGGTCGGCGTACCGATCGGCAGGTAGCTGCCGACCACGGCAGCGGCATCCACCGCGAACAGCGCCACGTCGTCGGAGCACTCGGCCGGCCCGTAGGCGTTGACCAGAGTGATCTGTGGATAACGCTGCAACCACTGCGCGGCCAGGGCCGGCGGCATGGCTTCACCGGTGGGCAGCAGCCAGCGCAGACCCTCGAGTTCGGCCGGCGGCTCGGCCAGCAGGCCCTGGATCAGCGACGGTACGCTTTCCAGCACGCTGATGCCGGTGTCGCGAACATGCCGTAGCAAGGCGGCCGGGTCGTGGGCGATCAGGTCGGGGACGATCTCGACCCGTGCGCCGCACAGCCCGGCAGCGAGGAACTGCCACACCGAGATGTCGAAGCTCTGCGAGGCGGTCTGGGCGATCACCGAATGCTCGTTGAGACCGAAGTAAGGCACCTTGCTCAACTGGTTGTTGAGCATGCCGGCCTGGTGCACCGCCACGCCCTTGGGCACGCCAGTGGAACCGGAGGTGTAGATCACGTAGGCCAGGTGCTGGCCGCTCACCGCGATGCGCGGTGCGCGTTCAGGTGCTTGGCCTTGCTGAACCTCATCCCAGACCAGCAGGCGTGGCCGGGCAGTGGCGCAGCCCAGCTCTTCGAGCAGTTGCAGGGCCTGCTCGCGGCAGGCGGCGTTGCACACCAGCAGCGGCGCGGCACTGCTATCCAGGATCTGCGCCAGGCGCTGCGGCGGATGCGCCGGGTCCAGCGGCAGGTAGCCGGCACCGGCCTTGAGGGTGCCGTGGATCATGCCCAGCAGCGCCAGGCTGCGCTCGGCGAGCAAGGCCACCGGCTGGTCCGGCTGCACGCCGGCGGCGAGCAAGGCATGCGCCAGGCGGTTGGCACGCACGTCCAGCTCGGCATAGCGCCAGTGCTCGCCCAGGCAGGTCGCGGCGATGCGCTGCGGGTGCGCGGCCACCGTGGCTTCGAACAGCGCTACGTAGCCCTGCTGCAGCGGGTAGTCCCGGGCGCTGCGGTTGCAGCGTTCGAGCAGCCACTCGCGTTCCTGCGCGGCCACCAGTTCCAGGCTGGCGAAGTCCTGTTCGAAGGCCTCGGCGATGGCCAGCAGCAGCCGCTGGAAATCGCCCAGCAGGCGCTGCACGGTCGGCTCGTCGAAGAAACGCCGGTCGTAGGACAGGTGCAGCCCCAGGTCATCGCCGGGGTAGCAGACCACGGTCAGCGGGTAGTTGGTGTGCGTGCGCCCCGAACCGGAGCGCGCCTTCAGCCCTGCGGCGCCCTGCAACACGCTGGCGTCCACTGGCGCGTTCTCGAACACGAACAAGCTGTCGAACAGCGGCTGGCCCTTGGGCAGTTCGCTGCATTCCTGGATGGCCACCAGCGGCAGGTGCTCGTGCTCGCGCAGCTCCAGGTTGCGCTCGAACAGCTGCTGCAGCCACTGGCGCACACTCAGGCGCTCACCGGCCGCTGGCATCGGCACGCGCAGGGCCACGCTGTTGATGAACAGGCCCACGCAGTGCTGCATCTGCGGCAGGCTGGCCGGGCGACCCGCCACCGTGACGCCAAACAGCACGTCGCGCTCGCCGCTGTAGCGGCGCAAGACCAGGGCCCAGGCGGCCTGGGCGAAGGTGTTGACGGTCAGCTGGTGCTGCTGCGCCAGCTCGCGCAGGCGCGCGCCCTGCTCGGGCAGCAGGCGGCTGTATAAATCGCCGACCTGCATGCCGCCGTTGTCGTGGAGGATCGGCCGGTCGCTGGGGATCAGCGTCGGCCGCTCGAAGCCGGCCAGGGCCTGGCGCCAGTAGGCACGCGCCTGTTCCAGGCCCTGGTGGTGCAGCCAGGCGATGAATTCGCGGTAGCGCGGCGGCGTTGGCAAAGCCGCTTCGCGGCCCTCGCCGAGGGCCTGATAGAGGGCCAGGAAATCGCCCATCATGATCGAGCGGCACCAGGCATCGATGAGGATGTGATGGTTGCTCATGATGAACCAGTGCCGGTCACTGGCCAGGCAAATCAGGCGCAGGCGCAGCGGTGGTCGCTCCAGCAGCGCGAAGCCGGCCAGGCGTTCGTCTTCCAGCAGCTGTTGCAGGCGCGCCTCATGCGCGTCTTGCGGCAGCGCGCTCCAGTCGAGGAATTCGACGCCGTCACCGTCGCCACGGTGGATGATCTGCAGCATCTGCTCGCCGGTGTTCCACACGAACGAGGCACGCAGCGCCTCGTGGCGGGCCACCACCTGGCGCCAGGCACGGTCGAAGCGCGCCACGTCCAGTTCGCTGTCAATGCTGTAGCGGTCCTGCATGAAGTAGATGCCGGTGCCGGATTCGAGCAGGGTGTGCAGCAGCATGCCTTCCTGCATCGGGGTCAGCGGGAACACGTCGTCGATGGCCGCGAACGGCAGCGGCAAGGCATCCAGTTGCGCCTGGTCGAGACGCGCCAGGGGGAAGTCCGAGGGCGTCACGCCACCGGCCTCGGGGGCCAGGCAATGGGCGATCAGCGCCTGCAGCTCGGCCTGGTAAGCCGCCGCCAGGCGTTCGATGGTCTCGGGGTGGAACAGCCGCTCGCTGAAGGTCCAGTGCAGGGTCAACTGCCCGCCATACACCTGACCATCGACGCTGAGCCAGTTCGGCAGCGCCGCATCGCGGGCGTGCTGGGCACCACCGGCTTCGTCCAGCGGTCGCCATGGGCTGTCTGCGGCGAAGCCCTGGTCGAACTGCCCCAGGTAGTTGAAGGTGATGCGCGCCTCGGGCAGCGCCGCCATGGCCTGGCGTGTCGGGGCATCGGCCAGGTAGCGCAGCACGCCATGGCCCAGACCCTTGTGCGGCACCTCGCGCAGTTGCTCCTTGATGGCCTTGAGGCTGGCGCCCGGCTCGCTGGCCGGTTGCAGGCGCAGCGGGTAAGCGCTGGTGAACCAGCCCACGGTGCGGCTCAGGTCGATGTCGTCGAACAGCTCTTCACGGCCATGGCCTTCCAGTTGCACCAGGAGCGAATCCTGCCCGGTCCAGGCGCACAGGGTACGCGCCAGGGCGGTGAGCAGCAGGTCGTCGATGCGCGCCCGATAGGCTTGCGGCGCCTGCTGCAACAGCTGGCGGGTGGTCGCCGCATCCAGGGTCAGGCTGACGCGCCGGGCATCACGCTCCAGGTTGGTCTGGTCGCAGCCATCGAGCGGCAGATCACCCGACGGCCCTTGCAGGCGGCCTTGCCACCAGCGCAGTTCCTCGCGCAGCGACTCGCTGCCGGCATAGGCCTGCAGGCGTGTGGCCCAGTCGCGCAGCGAACTGGTCTTGGCCGGCAAGCGCACGGCCTGGCGGTTTTCCAGATGGGTGTAGAGCGTCTGCAGATCTTCCAGCAGCACTCGCCAGGACACGCCGTCGACGGCCAGATGGTGCACGACGATCAGCAGTCGCTCGGGCGTACCGGGCAGCAGCAGCGCACGCAACAGCGGACCCTGTTGCAGGTCGAGGCTCTGCTGCGCCTGTTCGAACCACGCCTGACGCTGCTCGGGCGTGTCGGCCTGACCGACCCAGAGCAGCTCCTGGCCCGCTGGGTGCGGCACGAACTGCGCACGGCCGTCGGCAGCGAAGCGCAGGCGCAGCGCGTCGTGGTGGGCCACCAACGCGTGCAGCGCCTGCTCCAGCAACGCCGCCTGCACGGGGTGGCTGGTTTGCAGCAGCAGCGACTGGTTCCAGTGCTGCGGCTGGGCGTGGCGCTGGGCGAAGAACCAGTGCTGGATCGGCGTCAGCGGCGTCTCGCCCACGACCGGCCCCTGGTCGATGCTCAGCCGCTCGCTCTGCCGTGCGGCCGCGGCCAGGGTGCGTACGCTCTGGTGCAGGAACAGGTCCTTGGCACTGAAATGCACCCCGGCCTGGCGAGCACGGCTGACCACCTGGATGGACAGGATCGAGTCGCCGCCCAGGGCAAAGAAGTTGTCGTCGATGCCCACCTGGGGCACGCCCAGCACTGTCTGCCAGACTTCGACCAGACGCTGTTCCAGCCCATTGCGCGGTGCCTGGTAGGCGCTTTGCGCAGCACTCAGGTCCGGCTGCGGCAGCGCACGGCGGTCGAGCTTGCCATTGGCGGTCAGCGGCAAGGCGTCGAGCAGCATCAGGTGCGCGGGCACCATGTGCTCGGGCAATGCCGACTGCAATTGCGCCTTGAGCTGTTCTACCAGCAGACCGCCCTCTGTGCCCGCCTCGGCCAACAGATAGCCGACCAGTTGCTTGCCCGACGGCCCGTCGACGGCCAGCACCGCCGCTTCGCGCACCTGTTCATGGGCCAGCAGGCAGGCCTCGATTTCGCCCAGTTCGATGCGGAAGCCGCGCACCTTGACCTGCTGGTCGATACGCCCCAGGTATTCCAGTTGGCCGTCGTGGCCCTGGCGCACCAGGTCGCCGGTGCGGTACATGCGCCCGCCGTCGGCGGCGAACGGATCGGCGACGAAACGCTCGGCGCTCAGCCCGGCGCGCTCCAGGTAGCCACGCGCCAGGCCCTGGCCGCCGATGTACAACTCACCCGGCGTACCGGCCGGCAACAGCGCCAGGTCGGCATCCAGCACGTACAGGCGACGGCTGCCGACCACCCGGCCGATCGGCACACTGCCCAGCCCCACCGGCAGCACCTGCGGGGCAGCGCAGGCCGTGGGCATCACCACGGTTTCGGTCGGCCCGTAGGCGTTGAACACCGTCTGCGGGGTGAAGCTTTCGCGCAGCGTGTGCAGATGTTCAGCCGTCAGCGCCTCGCCACCGGTGATGATCAGCCGCACCGGCAGCTGTTCGCCCTGGCTGCGCAGCCACTGCGCCAGTTGCCCGCCGTAGCTGGGGGTGAAACCCAGCACGTTGATGCCGTGGGCGCGGATCAGCCCGCACACCGACTCGGCATCCCACTGCCCCTGCTCGCGCAGCACCACTTCGGCACCGAACAGCAGCGGCACCAACAGGCGCTCGCTGGCCGCGTCGAAGTTGATCGAATAGAAGTGCAGCTCACAGTCTGCCGGGGTGCTGCCGAACAGCTCACCGACCGCCTGCAGGTGCATGGCCAGCGGCCCCTGGCTTACCGCCACGCCCTTGGGCAGGCCGGTGGAACCCGAGGTGTAGATGACATAGGCCAGGTGCTCGGGCTGGCTGCGCTCGGCAGGGTCGACGCTCGGATATGCGCCCAGTGCCGGGCCGTCCTGCTCCAGGCTCCAGGCCTGCACAGCCGCCGGTAGAGGGGCCAGTTGCGCAAACAGCGCGTCGTGGCCGAGCAGCACCTGAATGCCGCTGTCTTCGACCATGTAGCGCAGGCGCTGCTGCGGGTATTCCGGGTCCAGCGGAACGTAGGCACCGCCGGCCTTGAGCACCGCCAGCAGGCCGACCACCAGGTCCAGCGAACGACGCAGGGCCAGGCCGACGCGTACTTCAGGGCCGACGCCCAGCTCGATCAGGCGGTGGGCCAGGCGGTTGGCGCGGGCGTTGAGTTCGGCATAGGTCAGCGACTGGCCGGCACAGGTCACCGCCCGGCCCTGCGGCGTCGCCTGGGCCTGGGCCTGGAACAGCGCCTGCACGCTGCGCGGCGCGGTGTCGGCCAGCGCTCCACGACCGCTGTCCAGCAGGCGCTGGCATTCGGCCTGGCCGAGCAGCGGCAGTTCGCTCAGGCGGCAATCCGGGTCGGCGAGCATGCCGCGCAGCAGTTGCTGCCAGTGCCCGGCCATGGCTTCGATGCGCCGGGCATCGAACAGGTCGGTGCTGTAGGTCAGGCAGCAGCGCAGCTGGGCGTCGAAGTCGGTGACCTCCAGGTTGAGGTCGAACTTGGTCGCCCGGGCATCGTTGACCAGGTAATCCACCTGCACGCCACCGGCCAGCTCGCGCTGCTGCTGGAACTCCCAGCGCTGCACGTTGCACATCACCTGGAACAGCGGGTTGAACGCGGCACTGCGCTGCGGCTGCAAGGCCTCGACCAGTTGGTCGAAGGGAATGTCCTGGTGCGACTGGCCGTCGATGGCCACCTGGCGAACCTGTTCGAGCAGTTCGCTGACCCGCATCTGCCCATGCGGCTGGATACGCAGCACCTGGGTATTGAGGAAGGCACCGATCAGCCCTTCGCTTTCCGGGCGAATACGGTTGGCCAGCGGCACGCCGATGCGCAGGTCGTGCTGGCCACCGTAGCGGTACAGCAAGGTGGCCAGCGCGGCGGTCATGGTCATGAACAGGGTCAGGCCGCGCTCGCGGTTGAAGCGGCTCACCTGCTCGGCCAGGGGCGCGTCGAGGTCGAAGCGGTGCAGTTCGCCGCGATGGCTCTGCAGCGCCGGGCGTGGCCGGTCGCTGGGCAGGGTCAGCAACGGCTGTTCGCCACCCAGCTGGGCCTTCCAGTAGTCGAGCTGGCGCTGCATCTCGCCGCCCTCCAGCCACTGGCGATGCCAGGCGCTGTAGTCGAGGTACTGCACCGGCAGCGGCGCCAGGGAGGCTTCGCGTTCGGCGACGAAGTCGGCGTACAGCGCCGACAGCTCGCGGGCGAAGATGTCCATGGCCCAGCCCTCGGTGACGATGTGGTGCAGGGTGATCAGCAGGTGATGCTCCTGCTCGCCACTGCGCACCAGGCACACGCGCAGCAGCGGGCCGCTTTCCAGGTCGAACGGTGCATGGGCCTGCTGGTCGGCCAGGCGCTCGATCTGCGCCTGGCGCTCGCCGGGCGGCTGCGCGGCAATGTCCAGGTGCTGCATCGGCACCTGCGAGGTGGCCGCAACGCGCTGCCAGGGCTTGCCGCCCTCGCTGGGGAAGGTGGTGCGCAGGCTCTCATGGCGTTGAATCAGCGCCTGCAGGGCCTGTTCGAACGCCTCTACATTCAGCGCGCCGCGCAGGCGGGCCATGCCGCCGACGTTGTAGGCCGGGCTGCTCGGGTCCATCTGCCAGAGGAACCACATGCGCTGCTGCGAATACGACAGCGGCACACGCTGGCTGCGGTCGACCCGAGCAATCGCGCCCTGGCTGTCGACCCGACCTTCGGCCTGGGCGCGGGCGACCCAGGTGGCGAACGCCTCCAGGCTGCGCGACTCGAACAGGCTGCGCAGCGGCAGCTCGACGCCCAGGGCCTGGCGCGCTCGCGAGACGATGCGCGTGGCCAGCAGCGAGTGGCCGCCAAGTTCGAAGAAATCATCGTCCAGGCCGACCTGCGGCACGCCGAGGACCTCGCCCCAGATCGCCGCCAGGGTCTGCTCCACGGCATTGCGTGGGGCGCGGTAGTCGCGCTGCGCCGCCTGCGGTGGCGGCAGGGCACGGCGGTCGAGCTTGCCGGCCGGGG
The Pseudomonas sp. DTU_2021_1001937_2_SI_NGA_ILE_001 DNA segment above includes these coding regions:
- a CDS encoding non-ribosomal peptide synthase/polyketide synthase — its product is MANFFERPASLAHALMRQAASHGDQPALRFLDARHEAGQVLSWRELDARAQIIATALMQRCRPGDRALLLLTSGPEYVAAFFACLYSGVIAVPAYPPESTRSQHLQRLLAIIDDAQPSLILTTAQVLPGLQDSDARHTPMLAVDALVGDCQGPWTAHAPAADDIAFLQYTSGSTSTPKGVQVSNANLEANAWLIRQGYGIGADDVIVSWLPLYHDMGLIGGLLQGIYSGVQVVLMSPQHFLERPVRWLEAISRFGGTISGGPDFAYRLCCERIHDNKLADLDLQHWRVAFSGSEPIRQDSLQAFAERFAGCGFQAGSYLASYGLAEATLFVTGSRPGQGIDILHLDADALGRHQAQPGQGAILASCGWPQAQHPLLILDPDSAQALDEGQVGEICCGGPSIAQGYWRNPAATAKAFFERDGERWLRTGDLGFMQDGQLYVSGRIKDMLIIRGQNLYPQDIERTVETRVEAVRKGRVSVFPVLHQGVESFGVAAEVGRRAQHQQPLEQLIAQIRDAVADVHREAPAWVALLDPGSLPKTSSGKLQRSACAAQLADGSLAAVCLWRQGEHLAPAPAALAASLAQRIERLWCACLKTETLAAEAHFFGLGGNSIQAIQMIAELRDELGLDVQLRTLYEAPTLAQFIAAVEGRAAASGAIARLPRSGLLAQSVAQSRLWFLWQLQPDSVAYNIPGGLRLRGELDEAALQRAFDTLVQRHEALRTRFLEQDGVALQRILDHAPVQVQRDDLGEYPEAERESRARQLQEDEARSVFDLQRGPLLRIRLVRLDEDDHLLLVTLQHIVADGWSLGILLDEFARLYAAYSQGQDLTLAPLGVGYADYAAWQREQLDATEQQRQLDYWRNTLEGEREALALPLDRPRSAAASAAQRLSLRLDKTLCERLQALARSAQTSSFSLLLAAFQSLLQRYTGQADIRVGVPNANRPLLETQGLIGFFINTQVLRTRIDSRESFLSLLARVSASVQAAQLHQAIDYQQVSAALGDAAAFEVMFNHQQRNTEALKRLPGLLAEELPWHSREAKCDLQLHSEEDAQGRIRLSFDYAVALFDAATVQRLAGHFVSLLQQVCAQPQQALGDLPLLSATELDAVQSWGRNPQAQPQWMLAQRLAEQAASAAPRTALVAGERSLSYAELDRQANHLALRLHAQGVAPEVRVGVLAERSLELMVAALAIVKAGGVYLPLDPDYPRERLQHMLADSQASLLLGQAALLDAFELPAGLATLALDGVAHGPGAEAPPTVSVHPHNLAYIIYTSGSTGRPKAVGNSYGALVERLAWMQAEYQVGPDDVFLQKAPLSFDVSLWECFLPLVSGARLVLAGDGEHRDPRCLVQRVREHGVTLLHFVPPLLQLFADEDGFSQCTSLRHLFSGGEALPVELCRRIQARLPSVTLHNRYGPTETAINVTHWRCGEEAGVRVPIGRPLSNVLTEIRDSDWALAPAGARGELLLGGNGLARGYLGQPALTASRFLPGEGGTRLYRSGDLARWRQDGALEYLGRLDEQVKLRGVRIELDEIRQAILQQPGVRQALVLLGEGREGGQLLAYLVADGAEAPQALAERIREALRLCLPEPMIPAHVLRLEAFPLTPAGKLDRRALPPPQAAQRDYRAPRNAVEQTLAAIWGEVLGVPQVGLDDDFFELGGHSLLATRIVSRARQALGVELPLRSLFESRSLEAFATWVARAQAEGRVDSQGAIARVDRSQRVPLSYSQQRMWFLWQMDPSSPAYNVGGMARLRGALNVEAFEQALQALIQRHESLRTTFPSEGGKPWQRVAATSQVPMQHLDIAAQPPGERQAQIERLADQQAHAPFDLESGPLLRVCLVRSGEQEHHLLITLHHIVTEGWAMDIFARELSALYADFVAEREASLAPLPVQYLDYSAWHRQWLEGGEMQRQLDYWKAQLGGEQPLLTLPSDRPRPALQSHRGELHRFDLDAPLAEQVSRFNRERGLTLFMTMTAALATLLYRYGGQHDLRIGVPLANRIRPESEGLIGAFLNTQVLRIQPHGQMRVSELLEQVRQVAIDGQSHQDIPFDQLVEALQPQRSAAFNPLFQVMCNVQRWEFQQQRELAGGVQVDYLVNDARATKFDLNLEVTDFDAQLRCCLTYSTDLFDARRIEAMAGHWQQLLRGMLADPDCRLSELPLLGQAECQRLLDSGRGALADTAPRSVQALFQAQAQATPQGRAVTCAGQSLTYAELNARANRLAHRLIELGVGPEVRVGLALRRSLDLVVGLLAVLKAGGAYVPLDPEYPQQRLRYMVEDSGIQVLLGHDALFAQLAPLPAAVQAWSLEQDGPALGAYPSVDPAERSQPEHLAYVIYTSGSTGLPKGVAVSQGPLAMHLQAVGELFGSTPADCELHFYSINFDAASERLLVPLLFGAEVVLREQGQWDAESVCGLIRAHGINVLGFTPSYGGQLAQWLRSQGEQLPVRLIITGGEALTAEHLHTLRESFTPQTVFNAYGPTETVVMPTACAAPQVLPVGLGSVPIGRVVGSRRLYVLDADLALLPAGTPGELYIGGQGLARGYLERAGLSAERFVADPFAADGGRMYRTGDLVRQGHDGQLEYLGRIDQQVKVRGFRIELGEIEACLLAHEQVREAAVLAVDGPSGKQLVGYLLAEAGTEGGLLVEQLKAQLQSALPEHMVPAHLMLLDALPLTANGKLDRRALPQPDLSAAQSAYQAPRNGLEQRLVEVWQTVLGVPQVGIDDNFFALGGDSILSIQVVSRARQAGVHFSAKDLFLHQSVRTLAAAARQSERLSIDQGPVVGETPLTPIQHWFFAQRHAQPQHWNQSLLLQTSHPVQAALLEQALHALVAHHDALRLRFAADGRAQFVPHPAGQELLWVGQADTPEQRQAWFEQAQQSLDLQQGPLLRALLLPGTPERLLIVVHHLAVDGVSWRVLLEDLQTLYTHLENRQAVRLPAKTSSLRDWATRLQAYAGSESLREELRWWQGRLQGPSGDLPLDGCDQTNLERDARRVSLTLDAATTRQLLQQAPQAYRARIDDLLLTALARTLCAWTGQDSLLVQLEGHGREELFDDIDLSRTVGWFTSAYPLRLQPASEPGASLKAIKEQLREVPHKGLGHGVLRYLADAPTRQAMAALPEARITFNYLGQFDQGFAADSPWRPLDEAGGAQHARDAALPNWLSVDGQVYGGQLTLHWTFSERLFHPETIERLAAAYQAELQALIAHCLAPEAGGVTPSDFPLARLDQAQLDALPLPFAAIDDVFPLTPMQEGMLLHTLLESGTGIYFMQDRYSIDSELDVARFDRAWRQVVARHEALRASFVWNTGEQMLQIIHRGDGDGVEFLDWSALPQDAHEARLQQLLEDERLAGFALLERPPLRLRLICLASDRHWFIMSNHHILIDAWCRSIMMGDFLALYQALGEGREAALPTPPRYREFIAWLHHQGLEQARAYWRQALAGFERPTLIPSDRPILHDNGGMQVGDLYSRLLPEQGARLRELAQQHQLTVNTFAQAAWALVLRRYSGERDVLFGVTVAGRPASLPQMQHCVGLFINSVALRVPMPAAGERLSVRQWLQQLFERNLELREHEHLPLVAIQECSELPKGQPLFDSLFVFENAPVDASVLQGAAGLKARSGSGRTHTNYPLTVVCYPGDDLGLHLSYDRRFFDEPTVQRLLGDFQRLLLAIAEAFEQDFASLELVAAQEREWLLERCNRSARDYPLQQGYVALFEATVAAHPQRIAATCLGEHWRYAELDVRANRLAHALLAAGVQPDQPVALLAERSLALLGMIHGTLKAGAGYLPLDPAHPPQRLAQILDSSAAPLLVCNAACREQALQLLEELGCATARPRLLVWDEVQQGQAPERAPRIAVSGQHLAYVIYTSGSTGVPKGVAVHQAGMLNNQLSKVPYFGLNEHSVIAQTASQSFDISVWQFLAAGLCGARVEIVPDLIAHDPAALLRHVRDTGISVLESVPSLIQGLLAEPPAELEGLRWLLPTGEAMPPALAAQWLQRYPQITLVNAYGPAECSDDVALFAVDAAAVVGSYLPIGTPTDNNRLYVLDDELQPVAALAQGELFIAGTGVGRGYLNDPQRTAASYLPNPYGAPGERLYRSGDLARRRDDGVLEYVGRVDHQVKIRGYRIELGEIEARLRQWPQVRDAAVAVQSTTSGQYLVGYVVAQAAQLDVEAIKAHLAQGLPEYMVPRHWQVLDKLPLNPNGKLDRKALPALDFNAGRDYQAPASELEGTLARIWGEVLGVDQVGVTDNFFDLGGHSLLATQIASRVQQTLQRSVPLRAMFECSTVRELAQYIGTLDGAALTEQKVSALDDLMAQLEAL